In Legionella sp. PATHC035, a genomic segment contains:
- a CDS encoding ankyrin repeat domain-containing protein: protein MSFSLELIENYLIQYIPENKSGGEVILSVSESLLLVTDACIRAKVDLSIIDQLNLLYIEGIKSEEEFGFIKEIRRILLSKKYTVKSDPLTINEDPTRRYFETQLAYYLLQNNAEDLNQSELIEFTKNLKKRLFALPVPDKTHIKKAEKILKGEMDSILNKYETEYAQIISMLAKNNFYGLSKKACANLLEIACSTSLSTLNTQIDQTMPVDFCSDTVFTMGMDGRGRIIKKDHDKVRTTAKGLMKSTSPLPLYHDVVNAVDAQYDEKTTELSVSPFQRSADQASFMIESQWTQFLFSRMTQPYSNGISSTTLAQIRNMILEKRLGHIYHKSSFQKYMTAFAALMVYNSGGHSFFEVFEVFKLSLCRELIEDEPGLVNALQEDKMMYKWLCLDQSDAYEKALHATRKYLHVILSKKISNAEFKKKCIPVLSAPQEQMTLHSAVVYRDIHDLEQLIHTLGRENIDTPNYKDWTALMVASQLGKTEHVKMLLTAGADIQKQVDGLSSLELAIKNSHFKTTAVLLDGGALVKRAQKAKGGLKARVPALYFACRQADVRILKLLLEQKVINIDDKKEAILCALKIENFEALKVIINHITKEERHKFVNEKYKFKLLKEAVKLGNTQLIKGILQFDIFPSFEHIDCQSLLNVAAEKGFLPTVELLLKLYFQHLDKQKGCQEMLFSINLDPILSTALEHSHFKLSIFLMMRGANIDWVSSKMDHLDEFAKYIKNSEYRDAFYIQELDSDNIFIQLKEDLFLSRLKKEQDEAAIKMPPKSHIESSTSSCTLGFFSDKEKLQKNENDASLNSVITL, encoded by the coding sequence ATGAGCTTTTCTCTAGAATTAATTGAAAACTATTTAATTCAGTACATACCTGAAAATAAATCCGGTGGTGAAGTTATTTTATCTGTTAGTGAAAGTTTATTGCTTGTAACGGATGCCTGTATTCGTGCAAAGGTAGATTTATCGATCATCGATCAATTAAATCTGCTTTACATTGAGGGCATTAAGTCCGAGGAAGAATTTGGTTTTATTAAAGAAATTCGACGTATTTTGTTATCTAAAAAATATACGGTTAAATCCGATCCTCTCACCATTAATGAAGATCCTACTCGACGCTATTTTGAAACACAACTTGCTTATTATCTTCTTCAAAACAATGCCGAAGACCTCAATCAAAGCGAATTAATTGAGTTTACAAAAAATTTAAAAAAACGTTTATTTGCTTTACCTGTCCCTGATAAGACTCATATAAAAAAAGCAGAAAAAATTCTTAAGGGAGAGATGGATTCAATACTTAATAAATATGAAACCGAATATGCACAAATAATTTCTATGTTAGCCAAAAATAATTTTTACGGTTTATCTAAGAAGGCCTGTGCCAATTTGTTGGAAATTGCATGCAGTACGAGTCTGTCCACATTAAATACCCAGATTGATCAAACGATGCCGGTTGATTTTTGTAGTGATACTGTGTTTACCATGGGTATGGATGGAAGAGGAAGAATCATTAAAAAAGATCATGATAAAGTACGAACGACGGCAAAAGGTTTAATGAAATCCACCTCACCACTTCCTTTGTACCATGATGTAGTCAATGCTGTAGATGCTCAATATGATGAAAAGACAACAGAACTATCTGTATCACCTTTTCAACGCTCCGCAGATCAAGCCAGTTTCATGATAGAAAGCCAATGGACACAGTTTTTATTTTCACGAATGACACAACCCTATTCTAACGGTATTTCCAGCACTACATTGGCACAAATCAGAAATATGATATTAGAAAAACGTCTAGGCCACATTTATCATAAAAGTTCATTTCAAAAATATATGACCGCATTTGCTGCCCTGATGGTATACAACAGCGGAGGCCATTCTTTTTTTGAGGTTTTTGAAGTATTTAAACTTTCATTGTGTCGTGAATTGATTGAGGATGAGCCGGGATTGGTAAACGCGTTACAAGAAGATAAAATGATGTACAAATGGCTTTGCTTGGATCAAAGTGATGCTTATGAAAAAGCATTGCATGCGACACGAAAATATTTACATGTTATTTTATCTAAAAAAATCAGTAACGCTGAATTTAAAAAGAAATGTATCCCTGTTTTAAGCGCTCCCCAAGAACAAATGACCTTGCATTCTGCAGTAGTTTATCGAGACATACATGATCTGGAGCAACTGATTCATACTCTTGGAAGAGAAAATATAGATACGCCCAATTACAAAGATTGGACAGCACTGATGGTCGCTTCTCAATTGGGAAAGACCGAACACGTAAAAATGCTTCTTACCGCAGGTGCGGATATCCAAAAACAAGTAGATGGACTTTCATCTCTAGAGCTTGCTATCAAAAACAGCCATTTTAAAACCACTGCAGTTTTATTAGATGGAGGTGCTCTGGTAAAAAGAGCACAAAAAGCTAAAGGAGGTTTGAAAGCAAGGGTTCCCGCTTTATATTTTGCCTGCAGACAGGCTGATGTGCGTATTTTAAAGTTATTATTGGAACAAAAAGTAATCAACATTGATGATAAAAAAGAAGCCATACTTTGTGCTTTGAAAATTGAGAATTTTGAAGCATTAAAAGTCATTATCAATCATATTACCAAAGAAGAAAGACATAAATTTGTTAATGAAAAGTATAAATTCAAATTATTAAAAGAGGCCGTAAAATTAGGTAATACCCAATTAATTAAAGGAATACTCCAATTTGATATTTTTCCGTCTTTTGAACATATCGATTGCCAATCTTTATTAAATGTGGCGGCAGAAAAGGGTTTTTTACCTACCGTAGAATTGCTATTGAAGCTTTATTTTCAGCATTTAGATAAACAAAAGGGCTGTCAAGAAATGCTTTTCTCAATAAACCTTGATCCAATACTGAGTACAGCCTTAGAACATAGTCATTTTAAATTAAGTATTTTTTTAATGATGCGCGGAGCAAATATCGATTGGGTTTCATCGAAAATGGATCATCTCGATGAATTTGCAAAATATATAAAAAATAGTGAATATCGCGATGCATTTTATATTCAAGAGTTGGATTCAGATAATATTTTTATCCAGTTGAAAGAAGACTTATTCTTGTCTCGCTTAAAAAAGGAACAGGACGAAGCCGCAATTAAAATGCCACCTAAAAGTCATATTGAATCGTCTACTTCCAGTTGTACGTTGGGTTTTTTTAGTGATAAGGAAAAATTACAAAAAAATGAAAATGATGCTAGTCTCAATTCGGTGATAACTCTGTGA
- the mutH gene encoding DNA mismatch repair endonuclease MutH, with the protein MISLLKNRPPTTEAELLERCATIAGLSFAQLGLSLGLSIPANPNHRKGWVGQAIELALGADAQNQSLPDFKLLGVELKTLPLNKSGKPTESTFITSIPLLTIHRQEWKTSQCYLKLKRILWVPVEGDTDISYPERRIGQGFIWSPNRLQESILEADWNYLSLQIGTGHLESVDAKEGEYLQVRPKAANGKSLCYGYDIHGNKIKTLPRGFYLRSSFTATIVSSG; encoded by the coding sequence GTGATCTCATTACTAAAAAACAGACCACCGACAACTGAAGCTGAATTACTTGAACGCTGCGCCACTATTGCTGGTCTCAGTTTTGCACAACTTGGTTTAAGTCTCGGTTTATCTATTCCAGCTAATCCCAATCACAGAAAAGGATGGGTCGGTCAGGCCATTGAATTAGCTTTAGGTGCTGATGCCCAAAATCAATCATTGCCTGACTTTAAACTTCTAGGCGTAGAACTTAAAACACTTCCTTTGAATAAATCAGGAAAACCCACCGAATCAACATTTATTACTTCCATTCCTCTACTTACCATTCATAGACAAGAATGGAAGACATCCCAGTGTTACCTTAAATTAAAACGAATTTTGTGGGTTCCAGTTGAGGGAGATACAGACATTTCTTATCCAGAAAGGAGGATTGGTCAAGGATTTATATGGTCACCCAATCGACTGCAAGAGAGTATTCTAGAGGCAGATTGGAATTATTTGTCTTTACAAATTGGTACTGGGCATCTTGAAAGCGTGGATGCTAAAGAAGGGGAGTATTTGCAAGTACGGCCTAAAGCCGCAAATGGAAAATCTTTATGCTACGGTTATGATATTCATGGGAATAAAATCAAAACCTTACCGCGAGGGTTCTATTTAAGAAGTAGTTTCACTGCAACAATTGTATCGTCAGGCTAA
- a CDS encoding mechanosensitive ion channel family protein — translation MLQRYRLNNKLGRKLASLVKKLIIPAKPGISHPIDVEVNLERSPCVYSKSSLLTKIKSRSESRRYLSFLFFFFCCSSLAIAAPAKKSASFTEYLAQEKAHLTQAIQETKQPIMLQSEKEFNAKMKQVSAILSMSRVKIESLESFLDHQYKEQNNLNQRLKHLQQMPISKENATIPERVEKVENLLNINKLTTQLIIENLKLAKEYQSSLSEEIKHLELWHSNFVLEQKLAQIKSLKEQLNKRLAVLYETNTQNKSEKNSKSSKPLSAADYEAMLLMNNQHIAAIQNHLNALNIQKTVVRADIIYLKNPDTKNLQLITDIYKDALSQYSKVEKTIQQISNFLNNETKLIGPVNLKKSIRSLQDTLALQLKEASVQKHLLIKNLSDYQTQLKKLMSARQTLADYNISSWPIILNKIAAIPGLFYKYINTLSLKVYDSYLWLSPLSMVILWGGFVFIAGFFFMISRILRMLRRDKERSRLTGYLYDGILVLVQRNIPYFCIVSMLWALLYVTHISFSNYQLLFKLIAVWFTFKILILIARLVLLERITDSSGKDVKLYYRLKWLLLFGGWTTALMTLGHSLPLSILLQDIFNRLFMLFILTVSLVIWKSKDVIPYLLRPLLKSQKRYVKNAISLLVILVPITLFTTAVIGLLGFINLAWNMSQYQAYALLVLVGYILSRGLLFDALELFSELMISSLRNGWLWVEVFLKPLDKILRILLLVASMLVLFQLFGWHSDSWVMVSLGKFAQYTIVNIPGIHITITSTIGFFILLAVCVWAAKWTREFCYRWLYKNAKDAGIRNSLSVFSQYAIVLLGGFVSLHVLGFDFSGMSMIIGGLAVGMGFGLRDFASNVVGGLMLLVERPVREGDLVTVGEHEGRVSHIGIRSMRVSSWDNMEVLIPNAETFNKPFTNWTHQDGIVRTVIPIKVSRSDDPVMIQQLIQDILATTPEIVGDPPAQVFLKKIDEALLEFEVRYFINVQIHTRIEVQSKVLFAIMTQFKAANIKPPIEPIAIEIKEGQGDLITKKQTTDN, via the coding sequence TTGCTCCAACGATACAGACTAAATAACAAGCTGGGTAGAAAGCTAGCCAGCCTCGTAAAAAAATTGATCATCCCTGCAAAGCCAGGGATATCTCATCCAATTGATGTTGAAGTTAATTTGGAGAGGTCTCCCTGTGTGTATAGTAAGAGCTCTTTATTAACAAAAATCAAATCACGCTCAGAAAGTCGAAGATATTTAAGTTTCTTATTTTTCTTTTTTTGCTGTTCTTCCTTAGCTATAGCTGCTCCGGCCAAGAAATCGGCTAGTTTCACTGAATATTTGGCCCAAGAGAAAGCGCATTTAACACAAGCCATTCAGGAAACAAAGCAGCCAATCATGCTTCAAAGTGAAAAAGAGTTTAATGCCAAAATGAAGCAAGTTTCGGCCATTCTCTCGATGAGCCGCGTTAAGATTGAAAGCTTGGAAAGTTTCCTTGACCATCAATATAAAGAACAAAATAATTTAAATCAGCGTTTGAAGCATCTTCAGCAGATGCCGATATCGAAAGAAAATGCAACGATTCCTGAGCGCGTAGAAAAAGTAGAAAACCTGCTTAACATCAACAAGCTAACCACTCAACTCATCATTGAAAATTTAAAACTTGCCAAAGAATATCAATCCTCATTGAGTGAAGAGATTAAACATTTGGAGCTCTGGCATTCGAATTTTGTGCTCGAGCAAAAACTAGCACAAATTAAGTCATTAAAAGAACAACTAAATAAGCGTTTGGCTGTACTTTATGAGACCAATACCCAAAATAAATCAGAGAAAAATTCTAAGTCATCAAAACCACTTTCTGCGGCAGATTATGAAGCCATGCTATTGATGAACAATCAACATATTGCAGCGATTCAAAATCATTTAAATGCTTTAAATATTCAAAAGACCGTAGTAAGAGCAGATATTATTTATCTTAAAAATCCAGATACAAAAAATTTACAACTCATCACCGATATTTATAAAGATGCTTTAAGTCAATATTCAAAAGTTGAAAAAACAATCCAACAAATAAGCAACTTTCTGAATAATGAAACGAAGCTTATTGGTCCTGTTAACTTAAAAAAATCGATACGGTCCTTGCAAGATACCTTAGCGCTGCAACTTAAAGAGGCGAGTGTTCAAAAACACCTACTCATTAAGAATTTGTCTGATTATCAAACCCAGCTCAAGAAATTAATGTCTGCTCGACAAACTCTTGCGGATTACAATATTAGCAGCTGGCCTATTATCCTTAATAAAATTGCAGCGATTCCTGGTTTATTTTATAAATACATCAACACATTGAGTCTAAAAGTTTACGACAGCTATTTATGGTTAAGTCCTTTATCTATGGTGATCTTATGGGGTGGATTTGTCTTTATAGCAGGTTTTTTCTTCATGATAAGCCGTATTTTAAGAATGCTTCGTCGAGATAAAGAGCGTTCCCGTTTAACCGGTTATCTATATGATGGTATTTTGGTTTTAGTGCAACGAAATATACCTTATTTTTGCATCGTTTCTATGTTATGGGCGTTGCTCTACGTAACCCATATTTCCTTTTCTAATTATCAGCTGTTGTTTAAATTAATTGCGGTATGGTTTACTTTTAAGATTTTAATCTTGATAGCGCGCTTAGTGTTGCTCGAGCGAATTACTGACTCATCAGGTAAGGATGTCAAACTTTATTACCGTTTAAAATGGTTATTACTTTTTGGTGGATGGACTACAGCTTTAATGACTCTCGGTCATTCATTACCCTTATCGATACTGCTTCAAGACATATTTAATCGTTTATTTATGCTCTTTATTTTAACAGTATCCCTGGTTATATGGAAAAGTAAGGACGTCATTCCGTATCTTCTTCGTCCATTATTGAAAAGTCAAAAAAGATACGTGAAAAATGCCATTTCTTTATTGGTGATCCTTGTACCGATAACATTATTTACTACTGCTGTCATCGGCTTATTAGGATTCATCAATTTAGCATGGAATATGAGTCAATATCAGGCGTATGCTTTACTTGTTCTTGTAGGTTACATTCTTTCAAGAGGCCTTTTATTCGATGCTTTAGAGTTGTTTTCAGAATTAATGATTTCCTCATTGCGTAATGGATGGTTGTGGGTTGAAGTTTTTTTAAAACCCCTAGACAAAATTTTGCGGATTCTATTACTCGTTGCGAGCATGTTGGTTCTATTTCAATTATTTGGCTGGCATTCTGATTCGTGGGTGATGGTCAGCTTGGGTAAATTTGCTCAATATACGATTGTCAATATCCCAGGTATCCATATCACTATCACCAGCACAATAGGTTTTTTTATTCTACTTGCAGTTTGTGTTTGGGCTGCTAAATGGACACGCGAATTTTGTTATCGCTGGTTGTATAAAAATGCTAAAGATGCCGGGATAAGAAATAGTCTTTCGGTTTTTAGTCAATATGCAATAGTTCTTTTAGGTGGCTTTGTTTCTCTCCATGTGCTTGGATTTGATTTTAGCGGTATGTCAATGATTATCGGCGGACTTGCCGTCGGTATGGGATTTGGTTTACGTGATTTTGCCAGCAATGTTGTTGGTGGGCTGATGTTACTTGTTGAAAGACCTGTACGAGAAGGGGATTTAGTTACAGTAGGTGAACATGAAGGACGTGTCTCTCATATCGGCATTCGGTCTATGAGAGTTTCTTCTTGGGACAATATGGAGGTATTGATTCCTAATGCAGAAACTTTTAATAAGCCTTTTACTAACTGGACACATCAGGACGGTATTGTCAGAACCGTTATTCCTATAAAAGTCAGTCGTTCTGATGATCCCGTGATGATTCAGCAACTGATACAGGATATTTTGGCAACAACCCCAGAAATTGTAGGGGATCCACCGGCTCAAGTGTTTCTTAAAAAAATTGATGAAGCCTTGCTGGAGTTTGAGGTTCGGTATTTCATTAACGTGCAAATCCATACTCGAATTGAGGTTCAATCTAAAGTATTATTTGCCATAATGACACAATTCAAAGCAGCAAATATTAAACCTCCTATCGAACCGATTGCCATTGAAATTAAAGAGGGACAAGGTGATCTCATTACTAAAAAACAGACCACCGACAACTGA
- the aspS gene encoding aspartate--tRNA ligase, which yields MRTHYCLGVDESSLGKEVIVCGWVHHRRDHGGVIFLDIRDSSGILQVVYEPENKECFSDAEKLRSEFVVRITGMVRKRPEGMINPAMATGTVEVIGSKLEILNQSPTPPFLPDDFQVVNEDLRYKYRYIDLRRPSMKHKLTLRHQLTSCIRTYLNQQNFLDIETPMLTKATPEGARDYLVPSRVHQGSFYALPQSPQLFKQLLMISGFDKYYQIVRCFRDEDLRADRQPEFTQLDIEMAFIDEESILNLIEGLLKTVFKQILNVNLPEKLRRMPYAEAMRRFGSDKPDLRNPLELIDVADLVKDSDFKVFSAAANDSESRVIALRLPGGCDLSRKDLDDYGRFVGIYGAKGLAYIKVNNVDEGMTGLQSPILKFLSEDAVRAILQRTEAKTGDVIFFGADRNHIVNEAMGALRIKLGHDRKLLKEGWELLWVVDWPMFEMDYEANKLNPMHHPFTSPKDLSPDNLRANPTRTLAKAYDIVINGYEIGGGSIRIHQSDLQKAVFELLGINEQEAQEKFGFLLDALQYGAPPHGGIALGIDRLAMLLTDSTSIRDVIAFPKTQTASCLLTSAPSPTGNAQLTELGIRLAPTIQTK from the coding sequence ATGCGTACACACTACTGTTTGGGCGTCGATGAGTCAAGTTTAGGTAAAGAAGTTATTGTATGTGGTTGGGTTCATCATCGTCGAGATCATGGTGGTGTCATATTCCTTGATATACGTGATAGCTCAGGTATTCTGCAAGTAGTTTATGAACCAGAGAATAAAGAATGTTTTTCTGATGCAGAAAAATTACGCTCCGAATTTGTGGTCCGAATTACCGGAATGGTACGTAAAAGACCCGAAGGGATGATTAATCCAGCGATGGCTACAGGTACAGTCGAGGTAATTGGCAGCAAGCTCGAAATTCTTAACCAATCACCAACCCCTCCATTTTTACCTGATGATTTTCAAGTTGTGAATGAAGATCTACGCTATAAATATCGTTACATTGATTTGCGTCGTCCATCAATGAAGCACAAACTCACACTAAGACATCAGCTAACTAGTTGTATTCGTACCTATCTTAATCAGCAGAATTTTCTTGATATTGAAACCCCTATGCTGACCAAAGCAACCCCAGAGGGAGCACGTGACTATTTGGTACCATCGAGAGTTCATCAAGGGTCATTTTATGCGTTGCCCCAATCACCACAGCTTTTTAAGCAATTACTTATGATTTCTGGGTTTGACAAGTATTATCAAATCGTTCGTTGCTTTCGTGATGAGGATTTACGAGCCGATAGACAACCTGAATTCACACAACTTGATATCGAGATGGCTTTTATTGATGAAGAAAGTATACTCAACCTTATCGAGGGTTTATTAAAAACGGTATTTAAACAAATTCTTAATGTGAATTTACCTGAAAAATTACGCAGAATGCCCTATGCTGAAGCCATGCGGCGCTTTGGTAGTGATAAACCGGATTTGCGCAATCCTTTAGAACTCATTGATGTGGCTGACCTAGTCAAAGACTCTGATTTTAAAGTATTTTCTGCGGCAGCAAATGATTCTGAATCCAGAGTGATTGCATTACGACTCCCAGGTGGCTGTGATCTAAGCAGAAAGGACTTGGATGATTATGGTCGTTTTGTCGGTATTTATGGAGCCAAGGGACTTGCATACATTAAAGTAAATAATGTGGATGAAGGAATGACCGGTTTGCAATCTCCCATTTTAAAGTTTCTCTCCGAAGATGCAGTACGGGCAATTCTGCAACGCACAGAAGCTAAAACTGGAGATGTTATTTTCTTTGGTGCGGATAGAAACCATATTGTTAATGAAGCGATGGGTGCATTAAGAATAAAGTTAGGCCATGATAGAAAGCTGCTTAAAGAGGGGTGGGAATTATTATGGGTTGTTGATTGGCCCATGTTTGAAATGGATTATGAGGCTAACAAATTAAATCCGATGCATCACCCATTTACTTCACCCAAAGATCTATCACCTGACAATTTACGTGCTAATCCGACACGAACCTTAGCCAAGGCTTATGATATAGTAATAAATGGCTATGAAATCGGAGGGGGATCCATACGTATTCATCAATCTGATTTACAAAAAGCAGTTTTTGAGTTGCTTGGAATTAATGAGCAAGAGGCTCAGGAAAAGTTTGGCTTTTTATTGGATGCTTTACAATATGGAGCGCCACCGCATGGCGGTATCGCACTGGGTATTGATCGCCTAGCGATGTTACTTACAGATTCAACATCAATTAGAGATGTTATTGCTTTTCCTAAAACTCAAACAGCATCGTGTCTTTTAACGAGCGCGCCATCACCTACGGGTAACGCGCAATTAACTGAATTAGGAATAAGACTTGCTCCAACGATACAGACTAAATAA
- a CDS encoding DUF502 domain-containing protein: MKALSLRSYLLTGLVVWLPILITIGVLRFIIDLLDNTLALIPKAYQPEQLIGHYIPGLGVILSLIILLVTGIIATNYFGQRLVEWGESILVKIPLVRSIYKTVKQVINALLSTNSEAFRKVVLIEYPRKGLWSIAFQTGAASTSINNKTKEELVSIFIPTTPNPTSGFLMMLPRTDVIELDMSIDEALKFIISLGVMPPMSEAALTNNL, from the coding sequence GTGAAAGCATTGTCATTAAGAAGCTATTTACTCACTGGATTGGTGGTTTGGTTACCCATTCTCATCACTATAGGAGTATTGCGTTTTATTATTGACTTACTTGACAATACTTTGGCTCTGATCCCTAAAGCGTATCAACCCGAACAATTAATTGGCCATTATATTCCAGGCTTAGGAGTTATTTTATCACTTATTATTTTGCTCGTTACTGGTATTATCGCAACTAATTATTTCGGACAGCGATTAGTAGAGTGGGGGGAATCGATTCTTGTTAAAATTCCGCTCGTTCGATCAATATATAAAACAGTAAAACAAGTCATTAATGCCCTATTATCAACAAATAGTGAGGCTTTTAGAAAAGTAGTTTTAATTGAGTATCCACGCAAAGGATTATGGAGCATTGCTTTCCAAACAGGGGCAGCAAGTACATCAATAAATAATAAAACAAAGGAAGAATTGGTCTCAATATTTATCCCTACTACTCCTAACCCCACTTCAGGTTTTCTTATGATGCTTCCAAGAACTGATGTTATTGAGTTAGATATGAGTATTGATGAGGCACTGAAATTTATAATTTCTCTAGGAGTGATGCCGCCAATGTCCGAGGCTGCATTAACAAACAATTTGTAA
- a CDS encoding FmdB family zinc ribbon protein produces MPIYEYQCTSCNHHFDLMQKISDEPVKQCPVCYKDTVVKLISAAGFQLKGTGWYATDFKNKNTKSTEATAKNDDSGTADKAKDTSSSKTTTDGDPK; encoded by the coding sequence ATGCCAATTTATGAATATCAATGTACCAGTTGTAATCATCACTTTGATTTAATGCAAAAAATTAGTGATGAGCCTGTCAAACAGTGTCCTGTATGTTATAAAGATACAGTGGTAAAACTGATCTCTGCTGCTGGCTTTCAACTCAAAGGTACTGGTTGGTATGCTACTGATTTTAAAAACAAAAATACTAAATCTACAGAAGCTACTGCTAAAAATGATGATTCCGGTACAGCAGATAAAGCAAAAGATACTTCTTCCTCGAAAACTACTACAGACGGTGACCCTAAGTGA
- a CDS encoding acyltransferase family protein: MSSNPIDNQRILSLDVFRGLTMALMVLVNSLGTRVSYPILMHAEWNGCSLADLVFPAFLFIVGITTVISLNKHISESSNAQLYQGILTRTFLLIFFGLFLSVFPKIINLSTIRYYGILQRIALCYFICSILYLRTSIRTQIIIFFGILIGYWFFLTQVPLPGSATDQLTRANNWGAYIDSQIFSPAHLLFKTFDPEGLLSTIPSIATTLLGLLTGHFLLTQISKQKKSATLIAVGLLSLLIAWIWSYSFPINKNLWTSTFILWSSGFSLIVFGLCFFVIDVLGYTKWSIPFKIFGMNALFIFIFHIVLLKIQSMFVFHLADGSQDVLRVVIAEYLFGTFSQENAGLFYAIVFLLLNFLVAVFLYRRKIFIKI, translated from the coding sequence ATGAGTAGCAATCCAATTGATAATCAGCGTATCTTATCGTTAGATGTCTTCCGTGGTCTAACTATGGCATTGATGGTATTAGTGAACAGCCTTGGAACAAGGGTTTCTTATCCGATATTAATGCATGCTGAGTGGAATGGCTGCAGTTTAGCAGATTTAGTATTTCCCGCTTTCTTGTTTATCGTCGGGATCACAACGGTTATCAGTCTCAACAAACACATCAGTGAGTCAAGTAATGCCCAACTTTACCAAGGTATTTTAACGCGCACCTTTCTTTTAATTTTTTTTGGATTATTTCTTAGTGTTTTTCCAAAAATTATTAATTTATCGACGATACGGTACTATGGAATTTTGCAACGTATTGCTTTATGTTACTTCATCTGTTCGATTCTCTATCTTCGTACCTCCATTCGCACACAAATTATTATCTTTTTCGGGATTCTTATTGGTTATTGGTTTTTCCTAACTCAAGTTCCACTTCCTGGTTCTGCTACGGATCAATTAACTAGGGCAAACAATTGGGGCGCTTATATTGATAGTCAAATATTTTCTCCCGCACATTTATTATTTAAGACTTTTGATCCAGAGGGTCTTTTAAGTACTATCCCATCAATCGCTACAACACTTTTGGGGCTTTTAACAGGACACTTTTTATTAACTCAAATCAGTAAACAAAAGAAAAGTGCAACCTTAATCGCAGTGGGGTTGCTGTCACTTTTAATAGCCTGGATATGGAGTTACAGCTTTCCTATTAATAAAAATTTATGGACAAGTACTTTTATTTTATGGAGTAGTGGTTTTTCGCTTATCGTTTTTGGCTTATGTTTTTTTGTTATCGATGTATTGGGTTATACAAAATGGTCTATTCCATTTAAGATTTTTGGCATGAATGCACTTTTTATTTTTATTTTTCACATTGTTTTACTGAAAATTCAATCCATGTTTGTTTTTCACTTAGCCGATGGATCTCAAGACGTGTTGCGTGTAGTCATCGCTGAATATTTATTTGGAACTTTTAGTCAAGAAAATGCAGGGCTTTTTTATGCCATAGTGTTTCTTTTATTAAACTTTCTGGTAGCTGTCTTTTTATATCGACGAAAAATATTTATAAAAATTTAG
- a CDS encoding response regulator codes for MSPHAKNRSQDEIDSIHQYYMEIINSMPHIVYWIDTECNLKGCNNNFIKLLGLNTIKDLKGSPYQQMEEFAHWDKQRVEELKLDDMKVIFSGVPQHHVEEKPIEDNTGAAYYFESSRIPMHDRNKKIIGLIVILNNVTLNKQLKTHANAVQENNQKVDHSLQEGYLPTVLMVEDNVIAQNVEKALLTALHCHVDIADSADSAIKLFHPGKYDLVLMDIGLEDSSGYVVAKQLRQKEKNTNHHVPIIALTGFEADVVKYDCQHYFMEGAISKPLTCEQAEQIIKHYVYHMDVPVRGLKTT; via the coding sequence ATGTCACCCCACGCTAAAAACAGATCTCAAGATGAGATTGATTCCATTCATCAATATTACATGGAAATTATCAATTCAATGCCCCACATTGTGTACTGGATTGATACTGAATGTAATCTCAAAGGATGTAATAATAATTTCATCAAATTGCTTGGACTAAATACGATCAAAGATCTGAAGGGTTCGCCTTATCAGCAAATGGAGGAGTTTGCACACTGGGATAAGCAACGGGTAGAAGAATTAAAATTAGACGATATGAAGGTAATTTTTTCGGGTGTTCCACAACATCATGTCGAAGAAAAACCTATCGAAGACAATACGGGTGCAGCTTATTACTTTGAATCGTCGCGAATACCAATGCATGACCGCAATAAAAAAATAATTGGACTAATTGTTATTTTAAACAATGTTACTTTAAATAAACAACTGAAAACTCATGCCAATGCGGTACAAGAAAATAATCAAAAAGTTGATCACTCCCTGCAAGAAGGTTATTTACCTACTGTGCTTATGGTGGAAGATAATGTAATTGCGCAAAATGTTGAAAAAGCACTCTTAACTGCATTACATTGTCACGTCGATATAGCAGATTCTGCTGATAGCGCTATCAAATTATTTCATCCAGGAAAATATGATCTCGTGTTAATGGATATTGGTCTTGAAGACTCCTCAGGATATGTCGTTGCAAAACAACTACGTCAAAAGGAAAAAAATACAAATCATCATGTTCCCATCATCGCTTTGACTGGTTTTGAAGCGGATGTGGTCAAATATGATTGCCAACATTATTTTATGGAGGGAGCGATCAGCAAGCCATTAACTTGTGAACAAGCAGAACAAATTATCAAACATTACGTGTATCACATGGATGTTCCTGTGCGCGGTTTGAAGACAACTTAG